From Fusobacterium sp. DD2, a single genomic window includes:
- the folP gene encoding dihydropteroate synthase, producing MQILKCRDKKIELGKRTLIMGILNVTPDSFSDGGEHNDVSEAVKHAKKMLEEGADIIDIGGESTRPGHEQISEGEEISRVVPVIKEVAKLGAVISIDTYKYKVAKAAFEAGAHILNDIWGLQYDDGEMAKLVKQYNVPVIAMHNQNTKEYKEDIILAMKKFFQKTFDIAYRYGIDKESIILDPGIGFGKGIDENLEVLSRLHELRGLGRILVGCSRKRFIGTILNDIPPHERAIGTVATTVCSIERGADIVRVHDVLANKQAALVADKIIRS from the coding sequence GTGCAGATTTTAAAATGTAGAGATAAAAAAATAGAGCTTGGAAAAAGAACTCTTATAATGGGGATACTCAATGTTACTCCTGATTCTTTTTCAGATGGAGGAGAACATAATGATGTTTCTGAGGCTGTAAAACATGCTAAAAAGATGTTAGAAGAGGGAGCTGACATAATTGATATAGGTGGAGAGTCAACTCGTCCTGGGCATGAACAGATAAGCGAAGGAGAGGAAATCTCAAGAGTAGTTCCAGTAATTAAAGAAGTTGCAAAATTAGGAGCTGTAATCTCAATAGATACATATAAATATAAAGTGGCAAAGGCTGCATTTGAGGCTGGAGCTCATATTTTAAATGATATATGGGGTCTTCAGTATGATGATGGTGAAATGGCTAAACTGGTAAAACAATATAATGTTCCTGTTATAGCTATGCACAATCAGAATACTAAAGAGTATAAAGAGGATATAATTCTTGCTATGAAAAAATTCTTCCAGAAAACATTTGATATAGCTTATAGGTATGGAATTGATAAAGAGAGTATTATACTTGATCCAGGAATAGGTTTTGGTAAAGGGATAGATGAGAATTTAGAAGTACTATCAAGACTTCATGAATTAAGAGGGTTAGGAAGAATTCTTGTGGGATGTTCAAGAAAAAGATTTATAGGTACCATTCTAAATGATATACCACCTCATGAGAGGGCAATTGGAACAGTTGCAACTACTGTGTGCAGTATTGAACGTGGAGCGGACATAGTAAGAGTACACGATGTTTTAGCAAATAAGCAAGCAGCTTTAGTTGCTGATAAAATTATAAGAAGTTAA